GCTCATACTTTGGCTGGTAGACCGTGGATAGCGTGGGGCTCAGCATGCCTGACAGCTGAATGTCATCAAATCCGATGACCGCAACATTCCTTACACCATCTGTTCGTCCGATTTTAATCTTTCCCATTTCACTAAGCGCTTTTATGACTCCGATGGAGATGGTATCTCCGTAACCAAAGATTGCTGTAGGGGGCTCTTCCAGTGCCATTAACGCCTTGGCACCGCGGTAGCCTCCTTCCGGTGAATAGTCAGCAATATGGCAATACTCTGGCCGGTATTTAATCCCCGCCTGCTCCAGTGCACGTTTGTATCCCGCTGTCCGGTCTGATTCAGAGGCAAAATAGAGCTGGCCCCGAATGGCTCCGATCCTCGTATGCCCCTTGCGGATCAGATAGGATACCGCATCATATGCACCTTGTTCATTGTCCACACTGATATTGGTAATTTTTGCGCCTTCTGTATACTCACAGCACTGAACCAGCGGATACTGGCTTGCCCACTGCGTCAGTGCGTATTTGTCATATTTGGATAAAAACGTGATGGCGCCGTCCACCTGCGTTGTGGTCAGCATCTCCATGTACTTGTTCTCCAGCGTCGGATCCTCATTGGTGACTCCGATGAGAATGGTGTACTCTGAATGGTTCGCCTGCTCCTGAATCGCTTCCAGGATTTCAGAATAAAACGGGTTTCCCGCCGTAGGCAGAATGATCAAGATCTTATGGGTTTTTGAGACTCTGAGATTTCTTCCGAGAAAATTGGGCACATAACCGGTTTCCGCAATGGCGTTTTCAACCTTTTCCCTTGTCTCAGGCGAAACGTTGGGATGATTGTTCATAACTCGGGATATGGTTGCTACCGATAAACCCGTCAGATTTGCAATATCCTTAATCTTCATAGTGATTTCTCCGATTCAAAAAAATAAATAATGAGATTGTAATCGTTTACAACCTCATTATATCAAATAACTTT
This genomic window from Clostridiales bacterium contains:
- a CDS encoding LacI family transcriptional regulator, with product MKIKDIANLTGLSVATISRVMNNHPNVSPETREKVENAIAETGYVPNFLGRNLRVSKTHKILIILPTAGNPFYSEILEAIQEQANHSEYTILIGVTNEDPTLENKYMEMLTTTQVDGAITFLSKYDKYALTQWASQYPLVQCCEYTEGAKITNISVDNEQGAYDAVSYLIRKGHTRIGAIRGQLYFASESDRTAGYKRALEQAGIKYRPEYCHIADYSPEGGYRGAKALMALEEPPTAIFGYGDTISIGVIKALSEMGKIKIGRTDGVRNVAVIGFDDIQLSGMLSPTLSTVYQPKYELGKKSFRLLMDQINKGSENKECYSIKLMHKLVIRESSEL